One segment of Coleofasciculus sp. FACHB-T130 DNA contains the following:
- a CDS encoding L,D-transpeptidase produces MGSSKKQGNRRRQFLVFSVLLSGIFCLYIQLMRLGYAVPLPYLLHVFCWNNCSDNLFSNHLHPKVLGNGLLNYTHQLTQLVDSPEIDKNKVSILIEKSRYRLTVYYDKKPLKSYPVVLGFNSVDDKLKEGDGSTPEGIFKIKDLYTHPTWSKFLWLDYPTKDSWRKHIKAKGNGKINWLDSIGGQVGIHGVPDEQDFLIEKRSNWTLGCISLKNRDIEELYQVVKKGTEVEIIQ; encoded by the coding sequence ATGGGCAGCAGCAAAAAACAGGGGAATAGAAGAAGGCAGTTTTTAGTTTTTTCTGTTCTCCTATCCGGAATTTTTTGCCTATACATCCAACTCATGCGTCTGGGTTATGCTGTACCGCTGCCCTATCTTCTGCACGTCTTTTGCTGGAATAATTGTTCCGATAATCTTTTTTCAAATCATTTACATCCTAAAGTTCTAGGAAATGGTCTTTTAAACTATACGCATCAGCTTACACAGTTAGTAGATTCTCCAGAAATAGACAAGAATAAAGTCTCTATACTCATTGAGAAATCCAGGTACAGGCTGACAGTTTATTACGATAAAAAGCCCCTGAAGTCTTATCCAGTGGTTTTGGGCTTCAACTCAGTGGATGATAAGCTCAAAGAAGGGGATGGCAGCACGCCAGAAGGCATATTCAAGATAAAAGACCTCTATACCCATCCTACGTGGTCAAAGTTTCTCTGGCTGGATTACCCAACTAAAGATTCTTGGAGAAAACATATCAAAGCCAAGGGAAACGGAAAAATAAATTGGCTTGATTCAATCGGGGGACAGGTAGGAATTCACGGTGTCCCTGATGAGCAAGACTTTTTGATAGAAAAGCGCTCAAATTGGACATTAGGCTGTATTTCTTTAAAAAATCGAGATATTGAAGAGTTATATCAAGTTGTGAAAAAAGGAACGGAAGTCGAAATTATTCAATAA
- the mraY gene encoding phospho-N-acetylmuramoyl-pentapeptide-transferase codes for MDAKLFSGRSFNPSGTSLLALLAVGLSLGTILFDLQAGVFPSVGISMTFPLWLCALVTALLGYWAVPFLQALKAGQFIREDGPQAHLQKAGTPTMGGVFFVPVGVIAALVWSGLAVSIQGFFPVLAVSIVTLAYGAIGWVDDWQVIRRRSNKGISPRMKLILQIGVGVLFSLWLVWNQPASITTIALPFGLAIPLGLLFWPLAVFVLVAESNATNLTDGVDGLAAGTGAIALLGLGAIVAPVSPSLMIFCACMSGSYLGFLVHNRNKARVFMGDTGSMALGGALTAVGLLTNNLWALFILSGIFFVESLSVMAQVGYYKATKGPDGIGKRLFKMAPIHHHLELSGWSETQVVATFYLINGILALLCLVLH; via the coding sequence GTGGACGCTAAATTATTTTCTGGTCGGTCGTTCAACCCCTCAGGAACTAGCCTGCTAGCGTTACTGGCAGTTGGGCTTTCCCTAGGGACGATATTATTCGATCTGCAAGCAGGTGTCTTCCCATCGGTAGGCATCTCTATGACCTTTCCCCTGTGGCTTTGCGCCTTGGTGACAGCTCTTTTAGGATATTGGGCAGTCCCCTTCCTGCAAGCCCTAAAAGCGGGTCAATTTATTCGGGAGGATGGTCCCCAAGCGCATTTACAAAAAGCAGGCACTCCGACAATGGGCGGGGTGTTTTTTGTGCCAGTTGGGGTAATCGCCGCCTTGGTGTGGTCTGGATTGGCTGTAAGCATACAAGGATTCTTTCCCGTACTTGCCGTATCAATCGTAACTTTAGCCTACGGAGCGATTGGCTGGGTTGACGATTGGCAAGTGATTAGACGCCGGTCTAATAAAGGCATCTCGCCCCGGATGAAACTCATTTTGCAGATTGGGGTGGGTGTTCTGTTTTCTCTGTGGCTGGTCTGGAATCAACCAGCAAGTATTACCACGATTGCCTTGCCTTTTGGTTTAGCCATTCCTTTGGGGTTGCTGTTCTGGCCTTTAGCAGTATTTGTGCTAGTGGCGGAAAGTAATGCGACAAACCTCACGGATGGAGTCGATGGACTCGCAGCGGGAACGGGCGCGATCGCTCTTTTGGGACTCGGTGCCATTGTTGCTCCCGTGTCGCCAAGTTTAATGATTTTTTGCGCCTGCATGAGTGGCAGCTACCTAGGCTTTTTGGTTCACAACCGCAACAAAGCCCGCGTCTTTATGGGCGATACGGGTTCGATGGCGCTGGGAGGCGCACTGACAGCAGTCGGACTTCTGACGAACAATCTCTGGGCGCTGTTTATCCTCAGCGGTATTTTCTTCGTGGAATCGCTCTCAGTGATGGCGCAGGTGGGCTACTATAAAGCCACCAAAGGCCCGGATGGTATCGGCAAGCGTTTATTTAAGATGGCACCGATTCACCACCATTTAGAACTGAGTGGCTGGAGTGAAACCCAAGTGGTTGCCACCTTTTATCTGATTAACGGCATTTTAGCTTTGTTGTGTCTTGTCCTCCATTAG
- a CDS encoding DUF3134 domain-containing protein, with translation MYNPSLREEPRHQLAGLIPLQQEPSILDWLESTGRLLARDVQAEDSFRDGDAEISDLMAPDDVYDDLEDDDEIIDVDED, from the coding sequence ATGTACAACCCGTCTCTGCGTGAAGAACCTCGTCACCAGCTGGCTGGTCTGATTCCGTTACAACAAGAACCATCGATTCTGGACTGGCTGGAATCCACAGGACGCTTGTTGGCGCGGGATGTTCAAGCTGAAGATAGTTTCCGCGATGGTGATGCAGAAATCTCCGATCTGATGGCACCGGATGATGTTTACGATGATCTCGAAGACGATGATGAAATCATCGATGTAGACGAAGATTAG
- a CDS encoding PAP/fibrillin family protein codes for MRKAALLEAIASQNRGLLATETDKIAILSAVARLEDLNPTPRPVEATDLLDGNWRLLYTTSRGLLTIDQLPFLKLGQIYQCIRAKDAKVYNIAEVYGLPYLEGFISVAARFEPVSERRVLVKFERSISGLQRLINYQSPSEFILQIESGQRLPALDFGIDSSNQQGWLDTTYLDEDLRIGRGNEGSVFVLTKA; via the coding sequence ATGAGGAAAGCAGCACTGTTGGAAGCGATCGCTTCTCAAAATCGCGGACTGCTAGCAACCGAAACCGACAAAATAGCGATTCTCTCAGCGGTTGCCCGATTGGAAGACCTCAACCCTACTCCCCGTCCGGTTGAGGCAACTGACCTACTAGATGGAAATTGGCGACTACTTTACACCACCAGTCGCGGTTTATTAACCATTGACCAACTGCCATTTCTCAAACTTGGTCAAATCTATCAATGCATTCGAGCCAAAGACGCCAAAGTTTACAATATTGCTGAAGTTTATGGTTTACCCTATTTGGAAGGATTTATCAGCGTTGCTGCTCGGTTTGAACCAGTTTCTGAACGTCGTGTCTTGGTAAAATTTGAGCGTTCTATTTCTGGTTTACAGCGTCTCATTAACTATCAGTCGCCTTCAGAATTTATTCTGCAAATTGAAAGCGGTCAGCGACTTCCAGCTTTGGATTTTGGTATCGACAGCAGCAACCAGCAAGGTTGGCTGGATACTACTTATCTAGATGAAGATTTGCGAATAGGCAGAGGCAATGAAGGCAGCGTGTTTGTGTTAACAAAAGCTTAG
- a CDS encoding PD-(D/E)XK nuclease family protein: MESTQEVLFRLSQGQLNLLQTCPRKFQQIYLDKLSSPTNPEQLERQNWGSRFHLLMQQRELGLPVESLVQEDAQLHRWVTALVDAAPEILISNPKTFRQSEHCCTLNFQGYLLTVIYDLFIEDTQSAQILDWKTYPQPKNRRWLEKDWQTRLYLYVLAETSDYLPEQISMTYWFVQSQPQPESLKFTYNAAQHKQTKRDLTELLTQLTNYLERYQQGEDFPQVPETANRCPDCNFAVRCQRDRNLSNTSHLTSEENFSHQNWLPSLANIQEVSL; this comes from the coding sequence ATGGAATCTACGCAAGAAGTTTTATTCCGCTTGTCCCAAGGACAATTAAATCTACTACAAACTTGTCCTCGAAAGTTTCAACAAATCTACTTAGATAAACTGAGTTCACCCACCAATCCAGAACAACTAGAACGGCAAAATTGGGGCAGTCGCTTTCACTTATTGATGCAGCAGCGAGAACTGGGATTGCCGGTAGAATCTTTGGTGCAAGAGGATGCCCAATTACATCGTTGGGTGACGGCATTGGTGGATGCAGCGCCAGAAATCTTGATATCCAATCCGAAAACCTTCCGCCAAAGCGAACATTGTTGCACGCTGAATTTTCAGGGATATTTATTGACAGTCATCTATGATTTGTTCATTGAAGACACCCAATCTGCTCAAATTTTGGATTGGAAAACTTATCCTCAACCAAAAAATCGGCGTTGGTTAGAAAAAGATTGGCAGACTCGCTTGTATCTTTATGTTCTGGCAGAGACTAGCGATTATCTGCCAGAACAGATTTCTATGACTTACTGGTTTGTCCAGTCTCAGCCTCAACCAGAAAGCCTCAAATTTACTTATAATGCCGCTCAACACAAGCAAACAAAAAGGGATTTAACAGAACTGTTGACGCAGCTAACCAATTATTTAGAACGTTATCAGCAAGGAGAAGATTTTCCTCAAGTTCCAGAAACCGCTAATCGTTGCCCTGATTGTAACTTTGCGGTTCGGTGTCAGCGCGATCGCAATTTATCAAATACTTCGCATCTTACCAGTGAAGAAAATTTCTCTCATCAAAATTGGCTACCTAGCTTAGCGAATATTCAGGAAGTTTCCCTGTAA
- a CDS encoding GNAT family N-acetyltransferase has product MTNPDKNEPASNYSSIYIRDLEIDDLAPVYHLGEAVFTSNLYPYLYRTWDEWEVIGLYNTDPEYCLVAEIDEQLAGFILGTVISKASWTYGYIIWLGVNPNFQRRGVGDKLVDKLVERMIEDGVRFMLVDTDPANVPAVKFFSRKGFGNTRQHIFLSMNLSKHEYYGRLIAYEREKAERAAYKRSRRRPSTQTQGIASEAATKVMVTDTPSTPVEPPNFSDPES; this is encoded by the coding sequence ATGACAAATCCTGATAAAAACGAGCCTGCCTCTAACTACTCTTCTATCTATATCCGCGACCTTGAAATTGACGATCTTGCTCCGGTTTATCACTTGGGAGAAGCTGTATTTACGAGCAATTTGTACCCTTATTTATATCGCACCTGGGATGAATGGGAGGTGATTGGACTTTACAACACCGATCCAGAATACTGTCTGGTTGCTGAAATCGACGAACAACTGGCAGGGTTCATTTTGGGAACCGTTATCAGCAAAGCATCCTGGACTTATGGATACATTATTTGGCTGGGTGTGAATCCGAATTTTCAGCGTCGGGGCGTTGGGGACAAGCTCGTTGATAAGCTGGTAGAACGGATGATTGAAGATGGGGTGCGGTTCATGCTAGTGGATACCGATCCCGCGAATGTCCCAGCCGTGAAGTTTTTTAGCCGCAAAGGTTTTGGCAATACTCGCCAGCACATTTTCTTGTCGATGAATTTGAGCAAGCACGAGTATTATGGCAGGCTGATTGCATACGAGCGCGAAAAAGCTGAGAGGGCTGCTTATAAGCGATCGCGCCGCCGTCCTTCCACTCAAACCCAAGGAATTGCTAGCGAAGCAGCGACAAAAGTTATGGTGACTGACACTCCATCAACCCCTGTCGAACCTCCGAATTTCTCCGACCCCGAAAGTTAA
- a CDS encoding sigma 54-interacting transcriptional regulator: MTSKDTVTWLQERTALGVLSAEVLEAIAQLLEEKVVPAQTTLVAEETPPEGLYILKEGQLEGDRANQTGLAWVISFLPGATIHLQELLLDQQAQRTIKTLSECTLWLIPAAQFRKIVAQYPEITQAFSQQLAQELAQLSSQLNYEQERQTALRPYLVSKARRGVVGKSRYAVRLRQQIKEAAEDRRPVLIFGEPGLEKDNTAALVHFGSSYRREPIVKVDCSALQASGAELFGRASGKPGLIESLGTGTLVLNNIQELPPELTPKLAQLLETNTYTPLSRSEDPPAPSRTCQARIMMIAEKHLPTIERQVGHLIKVPPLRVRKADIEDQVEYYIRLFCRAKGTRKPKVAPEAIRRLQAYDFPGNLKELQSLVERALVQCAGVNLLTEEVFWSAETHKKRFRVNLLNAYPDLRRFLRSSWWPDRINYGFTLGAFALVIALLFLGPQHRSENVALNLFWAWWWPLVLIGFPFVGRLWCSVCPFMIYGEVTQKLSQWLFPGRSLKRWPRQSAEKWGGWFLFGLFVLIYLWEELWDLEDTAYLSACLLLLITAGAMIFSAIFERRFWCRYLCPIGGMNGLFAKLSMTELRAQQGTCSAECTTYQCYKGGPKKGEGLETNGCPLYSHPAQLEENKDCVLCMTCLKACPHRSVELNLRPPGIELWTTHVPHNSEVALLLLLLGGVYLHRLPELQSTLGLHLDLTQFWQHFGFSLVALIVPATVPFLAYSTIKLLKGSVKPRSFIELAYGYLPLVLGANLAHYWRLGLGEAGRILPLTMATFGLSGEGLPVLVAHPAVIEFLQGTTLIFSLLLTMLLTQKIARQSFRALLPQHLGAIALFVSLWAIIVR; this comes from the coding sequence ATGACATCAAAAGACACGGTGACATGGCTACAAGAGAGAACAGCGCTGGGTGTACTATCGGCAGAAGTATTAGAAGCGATCGCGCAACTTCTGGAAGAAAAAGTCGTACCAGCGCAAACGACCTTAGTGGCGGAGGAAACGCCCCCCGAAGGACTCTATATTCTCAAAGAAGGGCAACTAGAAGGCGATCGGGCTAACCAAACAGGTTTAGCCTGGGTGATTAGTTTTCTTCCCGGAGCCACCATTCACTTACAAGAGCTACTGTTAGACCAGCAGGCTCAAAGAACTATCAAGACACTCAGCGAATGCACGCTGTGGTTGATTCCCGCAGCGCAATTTCGCAAAATAGTCGCCCAATATCCCGAAATTACCCAAGCGTTCTCCCAGCAGTTAGCTCAAGAACTCGCTCAACTATCGTCTCAACTAAACTACGAACAAGAGCGTCAAACCGCCTTGCGCCCTTATCTAGTATCAAAGGCAAGACGCGGGGTGGTGGGAAAAAGCCGCTATGCAGTCCGGCTGCGCCAGCAAATCAAAGAGGCGGCTGAGGATCGGCGTCCAGTGTTGATTTTCGGGGAACCGGGACTAGAAAAAGACAATACCGCGGCTCTGGTTCACTTTGGTTCTTCCTATCGACGCGAACCGATTGTTAAAGTAGACTGTAGTGCGCTGCAAGCAAGTGGTGCAGAACTATTTGGTCGTGCTAGTGGCAAACCAGGGCTAATTGAATCCCTAGGGACAGGCACTTTAGTCCTCAACAACATTCAAGAACTTCCGCCAGAGTTAACGCCTAAGCTGGCTCAATTATTAGAAACCAATACGTACACCCCCCTCAGCCGTTCGGAAGATCCCCCCGCGCCCAGCCGCACGTGTCAAGCCCGGATTATGATGATTGCGGAAAAGCACCTGCCGACAATTGAGCGTCAAGTTGGTCATTTAATTAAAGTGCCGCCGCTGCGGGTGCGAAAAGCGGACATTGAAGACCAGGTAGAATACTACATTCGCCTGTTCTGTCGAGCCAAGGGCACTCGCAAACCCAAAGTCGCTCCAGAAGCTATACGCCGCTTACAAGCCTATGATTTCCCCGGCAACCTGAAAGAATTGCAAAGTCTCGTAGAACGGGCACTCGTTCAATGTGCCGGTGTGAATCTGCTCACCGAAGAAGTATTCTGGTCAGCCGAAACCCATAAAAAGCGATTTCGCGTCAATCTTTTAAATGCCTATCCCGACTTGCGGCGATTTCTCCGCAGTTCTTGGTGGCCCGACCGGATTAACTACGGCTTTACTTTGGGTGCTTTTGCGCTTGTCATCGCCCTCTTATTTTTGGGTCCCCAGCATCGCTCCGAAAATGTAGCTCTAAACCTATTTTGGGCGTGGTGGTGGCCTTTGGTATTGATCGGTTTTCCGTTTGTCGGACGCCTGTGGTGCTCTGTTTGTCCCTTCATGATTTATGGGGAAGTCACCCAAAAACTCTCTCAGTGGCTTTTTCCAGGGCGATCGCTGAAGCGTTGGCCCCGACAATCTGCCGAGAAGTGGGGCGGATGGTTTTTGTTCGGGCTATTTGTCCTTATTTACTTGTGGGAAGAACTCTGGGATTTAGAAGATACCGCCTATCTCTCCGCTTGTTTGCTGTTATTAATTACTGCTGGGGCAATGATTTTCTCCGCAATTTTTGAGCGGCGGTTTTGGTGTCGGTATCTCTGTCCAATTGGCGGGATGAATGGACTTTTTGCCAAGCTGTCAATGACTGAACTCAGAGCGCAACAGGGTACTTGTTCGGCGGAATGCACTACCTATCAATGCTACAAAGGTGGCCCTAAAAAAGGGGAAGGTTTAGAAACCAACGGGTGTCCGTTGTACTCTCACCCGGCTCAGTTGGAAGAGAACAAAGACTGCGTTTTGTGCATGACTTGTCTCAAAGCTTGTCCCCACCGTTCGGTCGAGTTAAATTTGCGCCCGCCAGGGATTGAATTGTGGACAACTCATGTGCCCCATAATTCGGAAGTGGCGCTGTTACTGTTGCTATTAGGAGGCGTCTATCTCCATCGATTGCCGGAATTGCAATCAACTTTGGGATTGCATCTGGATTTAACCCAGTTTTGGCAACATTTCGGATTTTCCCTAGTCGCTTTAATCGTCCCTGCGACTGTGCCGTTTTTAGCTTATAGCACCATCAAACTTTTGAAGGGTTCCGTAAAGCCTCGCTCGTTTATAGAGTTGGCTTATGGATATTTGCCGCTGGTGCTGGGGGCAAATTTAGCTCACTATTGGCGGCTGGGTTTAGGGGAAGCGGGACGCATTTTGCCGCTAACAATGGCAACTTTCGGTCTTAGCGGTGAAGGGTTGCCTGTGTTGGTCGCACACCCGGCTGTGATCGAGTTTTTGCAAGGCACAACGCTAATTTTCTCACTCCTGTTGACGATGCTATTAACCCAAAAAATCGCTCGTCAATCTTTCCGAGCGCTGTTGCCTCAACATCTGGGCGCGATCGCTCTATTTGTTAGTCTCTGGGCAATTATTGTGAGATAG
- a CDS encoding serine/threonine-protein kinase, whose protein sequence is MLGEEQILRDRYHIQCQLGHNSGRRTLLAQDLQTQELVVLKILTFNSDFRWEDLKLFEREAETLKSLSHPAIPRYLDSFELHLPDRQGFVLVQTYIPATSLQEWIKRGRTFSEEEVKQIAKALLNVLSYLHSGNPPVIHRDIKPSNILLTSDRSAHQVGDIYLVDFGSVQTAVREIGTMTIVGTYGYMPPEQFSGRAFPASDLYSLGATLIYLVTGRHPADLLQEDLLLEFEPSTHLAPSFVQWLKQMTHPNRKQRFSSAQAALATLEQPSLLQFQSVASVTSTPLTLQKPHDSKISLLKDAEVLEIYLPPETSNAGAGCSISFIFCFTILSLMALIGSLFSGNGLLILISLFLLGMGLSGLWQYFFAANVNTYIYIDRRSIKVTQIAWKIRRLVFQASRCNLYKLTYLKRLYRRDTEAGITEVPPELKIWATDGVNYTDASSSYRIGQSLSTDSETRFFGYLTTEELDWLAQELSNWLELPITRE, encoded by the coding sequence ATGCTAGGAGAAGAACAGATACTGCGCGATCGCTATCACATTCAATGCCAACTGGGGCACAATTCTGGACGGCGTACCTTATTAGCGCAGGATTTACAAACCCAGGAACTTGTTGTACTTAAGATTCTCACTTTTAACAGTGACTTCCGTTGGGAGGATTTAAAACTGTTTGAGAGAGAAGCAGAAACCCTCAAATCTTTATCGCATCCGGCAATTCCCCGCTATCTCGATTCCTTTGAATTGCACTTACCCGATCGTCAGGGATTTGTACTCGTGCAAACTTATATTCCTGCAACATCCTTGCAGGAATGGATTAAGCGCGGACGGACATTTAGCGAAGAAGAGGTAAAACAAATTGCGAAAGCATTACTGAATGTATTGAGCTACTTGCACTCTGGCAATCCTCCGGTGATTCATCGGGATATTAAACCAAGCAATATTTTATTAACGAGCGATCGCTCTGCTCATCAAGTTGGAGATATCTACTTAGTTGATTTTGGTTCGGTGCAAACGGCTGTTCGAGAAATCGGGACGATGACGATTGTCGGAACCTATGGTTATATGCCACCCGAACAATTTAGCGGACGTGCTTTTCCAGCCTCCGATCTCTATAGTTTGGGAGCAACATTAATCTACTTGGTGACAGGGAGACATCCCGCCGATTTGTTACAAGAAGATTTGCTGCTTGAGTTTGAACCCTCGACGCATCTGGCTCCCAGCTTTGTGCAATGGCTCAAGCAAATGACCCATCCCAACCGCAAGCAGCGATTTAGTTCAGCTCAAGCCGCTCTCGCTACCTTGGAGCAACCTTCCCTCCTCCAATTCCAATCTGTTGCATCAGTGACATCAACTCCTCTAACCCTGCAAAAACCTCATGACAGTAAAATTTCTCTTCTCAAGGATGCAGAAGTTCTAGAGATATATCTACCTCCAGAAACTTCCAATGCAGGAGCGGGTTGTTCAATTTCCTTTATCTTCTGTTTTACGATTTTGTCGTTGATGGCGTTAATTGGCTCTTTGTTTAGTGGTAATGGGTTACTAATCTTGATCAGCTTATTTCTTTTAGGAATGGGTCTTTCTGGTCTGTGGCAATATTTTTTCGCAGCGAATGTCAATACCTACATCTATATCGATCGCCGGTCAATAAAGGTAACTCAAATAGCGTGGAAAATACGGCGGCTGGTTTTTCAGGCAAGTCGCTGTAACCTCTATAAATTGACTTACCTGAAGCGCCTCTATCGTCGCGATACTGAAGCAGGCATTACAGAGGTACCGCCAGAGTTAAAAATTTGGGCTACAGATGGAGTCAATTATACAGACGCTAGTTCTAGCTATCGCATCGGGCAATCGCTAAGTACAGACAGCGAAACCCGCTTCTTTGGCTATCTAACAACAGAAGAACTTGATTGGTTAGCGCAAGAGTTAAGTAATTGGTTAGAGTTACCAATTACCAGAGAATAG